TCCACCGCCTTGAGCTTGCGGTTCATCTGGCGCGTGCGGACTTCGGCCTGCTCGATGTTGCTGACCGCGCGCTCCAGCGTCTTCTTGGTCGCGGCCAGCACGTCGCCGAACTTGCCGAACTCGCTCTTGACCGCGCCCAGCACCTGCCAGACCTCGCTGGAGCGCTTCTCCAGCGCCAGCGTGCGGAAGCCCATCTGCAGGCTGTTGAGGATGGCCGTCAGCGTGGTCGGCCCGGCCACCGTCACGCGGAACTTGCGCTGCAGCTCGTCGGTCAGGCCGGGGCGGCGCAGCACCTCGGCATAGAGACCCTCGGTCGGCAGGAACAGGATGGCGAAGTCGGTGGTGGCCGGCGGCGCAATGTACTTCTCGTGAATGGTCTGCGCTTCCTTGCGCACGGCCGCCTCCAGCTCGCGGCTGGCCACGGCGGCGCCCTCCGCGTCCGCGCGCTCCTGCGCATCGAGCAGACGCTCGTACTGTTCCTTGGGGAACTTGGCATCGATCGGCAGCCAGACAGTCGCCTCGCGGTCCGCATCGGTCTTGCCGGGCAGGCGGATGGCGAACTCGACCCGCGCGCCGGTGCCGCGCACGGTTTCGACGTTCTTGTCGTACTGCTCGGGTGTCAGCATCTGCTCCAGCAGCATCTCGAGCTGGACTTCGCCCCAGGTGCCGCGCGTCTTCACGTTGGTCAGCACCTTCTTCAGGTCGCCGACGCCCTGCGCCAGCGCCTGCATTTCGCCCAGGCCGCGATGCACCTGCTCCAGCCGGTCGGACACCAGCTTGAACGACTCGCCCAGGCGCTGCTCCAGCGTGGCATGCAGCTTCTCGTCGACGGTGCGCCGCATCTCGTCGAGCTTGGTCGCGTTGTTGGCCTCGATGTCCTTGAGCTTCTGCTCCAGCGTGGCGCGCACTTCGGCCAGCCGCCGCTCGTTGCCGTCGGCCAGCTGCGCCAGTTGCTGCTGCATGGTCTCGCCGAAGCGGCGCAGCGCGCCGGCCTGTTCTTCGCGGGCCTGCAGGGCCTGCTGCTGCAGGTTCTGGCGCACGGCCTCCAGTTGCTGCGTATTCGACTCGGTCAGCTTGGTCAGCTGCTGGGCGAAGGTGTCGATCTGGTTGTTCTGCACCGTGGCGACGCTGGTCAGTTGCGTGGCCAGCACCTGCTGGAACTGCCCGAGCTGCTGCGAGACGTCGCTGCGGCCGATGCGCGCGGTCTCGCCGATCGCGCCGCGCAGCTCGCGCTCGATGCGCTCGTTGCCGCGCGCCAGCTCATCGCGCAGCGCCGCCAGCATCGGCGCCATATCGCTGTCGGCCGGGCGCGATACGCTGCGCCAGATCAACACACACAGCACGGCCACCACGGCCACGCCCAGCAACGTCAGTAATACCATCCAGTCCATAGGTTTCCGATCAGGCGGAGGCGCGCCGTACCGACAG
The sequence above is a segment of the Ralstonia nicotianae genome. Coding sequences within it:
- a CDS encoding DNA recombination protein RmuC, yielding MDWMVLLTLLGVAVVAVLCVLIWRSVSRPADSDMAPMLAALRDELARGNERIERELRGAIGETARIGRSDVSQQLGQFQQVLATQLTSVATVQNNQIDTFAQQLTKLTESNTQQLEAVRQNLQQQALQAREEQAGALRRFGETMQQQLAQLADGNERRLAEVRATLEQKLKDIEANNATKLDEMRRTVDEKLHATLEQRLGESFKLVSDRLEQVHRGLGEMQALAQGVGDLKKVLTNVKTRGTWGEVQLEMLLEQMLTPEQYDKNVETVRGTGARVEFAIRLPGKTDADREATVWLPIDAKFPKEQYERLLDAQERADAEGAAVASRELEAAVRKEAQTIHEKYIAPPATTDFAILFLPTEGLYAEVLRRPGLTDELQRKFRVTVAGPTTLTAILNSLQMGFRTLALEKRSSEVWQVLGAVKSEFGKFGDVLAATKKTLERAVSNIEQAEVRTRQMNRKLKAVEALPSDSAQTLLGLETAPLQDDAAEAD